From Flavipsychrobacter sp., a single genomic window includes:
- a CDS encoding TSUP family transporter, which produces MLIALSIFAFLAGFVEAVVGGGGLIQLPAMFLLMPELSLLQTLATNKTANFLGTTVSAVQYKKKTNISLKFLLPIIISAFISSFCGALLVSYFEKENFVPILIVVLIGMLLYTVFKKELGKTEQLKKLSKTQHYFYTITIGSVIGLYDGLIGPGTGSFLVFAFILLFGKNFLQASGHAKIINVVTNIAALSFFIIRGAVIWSVALPLALANMLGNYIGSHLAIKKGSAFVRVFFIITVLALIAKLVYEYIILQ; this is translated from the coding sequence ATGCTCATAGCATTATCCATATTTGCATTTCTGGCAGGTTTTGTTGAGGCGGTAGTTGGCGGCGGTGGCTTGATTCAACTACCTGCTATGTTTCTACTCATGCCTGAGTTGAGCTTATTACAAACATTGGCTACCAATAAAACAGCTAACTTTTTAGGCACAACGGTATCTGCCGTGCAATACAAGAAGAAAACTAACATCAGTTTAAAGTTTCTGCTCCCCATAATCATCTCTGCTTTTATCAGCTCTTTTTGCGGAGCATTGCTGGTAAGCTATTTCGAGAAAGAAAACTTTGTACCCATACTCATAGTAGTACTTATCGGTATGCTACTTTATACTGTTTTCAAGAAAGAATTGGGAAAGACAGAACAGCTTAAAAAGCTTAGCAAAACACAGCATTACTTTTATACTATTACCATTGGTAGTGTTATAGGCTTGTACGATGGGCTTATCGGTCCCGGCACAGGAAGCTTCCTCGTTTTTGCATTCATTCTACTATTCGGGAAAAACTTTTTACAAGCATCAGGCCATGCAAAGATCATTAATGTAGTGACCAACATTGCTGCCTTAAGTTTTTTCATAATAAGGGGGGCAGTAATATGGTCGGTAGCTTTACCATTAGCACTCGCCAATATGTTAGGCAATTACATAGGGTCTCACCTGGCTATAAAAAAGGGGAGTGCATTTGTGCGGGTCTTCTTTATTATTACGGTATTGGCGCTTATTGCCAAACTAGTGTACGAGTATATTATTTTGCAATAG
- a CDS encoding iron-sulfur cluster assembly accessory protein, which translates to MIYISDKAKEKVRELKANAELDDSYFLRVGVVGGGCSGLSYKLDFDNEEQPNDQVFEDNGVKLVTDLKSFLYLCDTTLEFSDGLNGKGFHFSNPNASRSCGCGESFAV; encoded by the coding sequence ATGATATATATTAGTGATAAGGCTAAAGAAAAAGTACGCGAGCTTAAGGCTAATGCCGAGCTTGACGATAGTTACTTTTTAAGGGTAGGCGTAGTTGGCGGTGGCTGTTCAGGGTTGTCTTATAAGTTAGACTTTGACAATGAAGAACAACCCAACGATCAGGTTTTTGAGGATAATGGTGTGAAACTGGTGACTGACCTAAAAAGTTTCTTGTACTTGTGTGATACAACATTAGAATTTTCTGATGGATTGAACGGGAAAGGGTTCCATTTTAGTAACCCTAATGCTAGTAGAAGTTGTGGATGTGGGGAAAGCTTTGCAGTATAA
- the iscU gene encoding Fe-S cluster assembly scaffold IscU: MAYSDKVIDHYQNPKNVGTLDKSKSQVGTGLVGAPECGDVMRLQIEVDDETGKIKDAKFKTFGCGSAIASSSLATEWLKGKSVDEALAIDNMDIVEELNLPPVKIHCSVLAEDAIKAAINDYRVKNGLPELELEGNKH, encoded by the coding sequence ATGGCATATTCAGATAAAGTAATCGATCATTATCAAAATCCTAAAAACGTAGGTACGCTTGACAAAAGTAAAAGCCAAGTAGGTACAGGTTTGGTAGGTGCACCAGAGTGTGGTGACGTAATGCGTTTACAAATAGAAGTAGACGATGAAACGGGCAAGATAAAAGATGCTAAGTTCAAAACATTTGGTTGTGGCTCAGCAATTGCTTCTTCTTCTTTGGCTACAGAGTGGCTTAAAGGAAAATCTGTAGATGAAGCATTGGCTATAGACAATATGGATATTGTTGAGGAACTGAACTTACCACCGGTAAAGATCCACTGCTCTGTATTGGCAGAAGATGCTATCAAGGCTGCTATTAACGACTATCGTGTTAAGAATGGCTTGCCAGAGTTGGAATTAGAAGGTAATAAACATTAG
- the mqnC gene encoding cyclic dehypoxanthinyl futalosine synthase, whose translation MVLSQLYERALQFDFLTAEEGVFLFENAPLTELMYLANELRKKQVPHNKVTWIIDRNMNTTNVCIANCKFCNFYRIPGHEEAYITDIETYKVKIEETFRYGGEQLLLQGGHHPELGLDYYTDLFKQLKKLYPTLKLHALGPPEVAHICKVSGVNYTTALTALKEAGMDSMPGPGAEILNDRVRRLISKGKCGAQEWLDIMHEAHKVGLTTSATMMFGHVETVLERFEHLVKLREVQAKKPEDAKGFIAFIPWTFQDVDTMLKRIRGTKNLTTAEEYIRMIALSRIMLPNIKNIQASWLTVGKDVAQMCLHAGANDFGSIMIEENVVSAAGAPHRFTYKGIQDAINEAGFQAQLRNQQYEFRQLPENIEEQTITY comes from the coding sequence ATGGTATTATCCCAACTTTACGAGAGAGCGTTACAATTTGACTTTTTAACTGCTGAAGAAGGTGTTTTTTTATTTGAAAACGCACCGTTGACCGAGTTGATGTATCTGGCAAATGAGCTCAGAAAAAAGCAAGTACCGCACAACAAAGTAACTTGGATAATAGACCGTAATATGAACACTACCAATGTTTGTATTGCCAATTGTAAGTTTTGCAATTTCTACCGCATACCCGGGCACGAAGAGGCCTACATTACTGACATAGAAACCTATAAAGTAAAAATTGAAGAGACCTTCCGCTACGGTGGCGAGCAGTTGCTACTACAAGGAGGCCATCACCCTGAGCTAGGATTGGACTATTATACCGACCTTTTCAAACAACTAAAGAAGTTATATCCTACGCTTAAACTACATGCTTTAGGACCGCCCGAAGTAGCTCATATATGCAAAGTGTCAGGAGTAAATTATACTACAGCTCTTACCGCGCTTAAAGAAGCGGGCATGGATAGTATGCCGGGGCCAGGTGCAGAAATATTGAACGACAGGGTACGCAGACTTATATCCAAGGGAAAATGCGGCGCTCAAGAGTGGCTGGATATTATGCACGAAGCACATAAAGTAGGTCTTACTACCAGTGCAACCATGATGTTCGGACATGTAGAAACTGTTTTAGAACGTTTTGAGCACCTTGTAAAACTAAGAGAGGTACAAGCGAAGAAACCTGAAGATGCCAAAGGCTTCATTGCCTTTATACCTTGGACGTTCCAAGATGTAGATACCATGCTAAAACGCATAAGAGGCACTAAAAACCTCACTACCGCAGAGGAATATATTAGAATGATAGCTTTGAGCCGTATCATGCTACCAAACATCAAAAACATACAAGCTTCTTGGTTAACTGTTGGTAAGGATGTTGCTCAAATGTGCTTACACGCCGGTGCTAACGATTTTGGTTCTATCATGATCGAAGAAAATGTTGTTAGTGCGGCGGGTGCTCCTCACAGGTTTACTTATAAAGGCATACAAGATGCTATCAATGAAGCTGGCTTCCAAGCCCAGCTTAGAAATCAACAATACGAATTCCGTCAGTTGCCGGAAAATATTGAAGAGCAAACTATTACTTACTAA
- a CDS encoding IscS subfamily cysteine desulfurase, which yields MELKLPIYLDNNATTPCDPRVVDEMVPFFYEKFGNAASRSHSFGWVAEEAVDYAREQVAKLINASSKEIIFTSGATEADNLAIKGVFEMYASKGDHIITCTTEHKAVLDTCKHVEKMGGNVTYLPVQENGLVDLEALEKAITDKTILISIMYGNNEIGVVQPIKEISAIARKHGVLFFTDATQAVGKIPVDVQADGIDLMAFSAHKMYGPKGVGALYVRRKNPRVKVTSQMDGGGHERGMRSGTMNVPGIVGFGKACEICMNEMESEAKRLSAMRDRLEAGLLQLEEAYVNGSAEHRLPHVSNISFKYVEGEGLMMGFNKNIALSSGSACTSASLEPSYVLKALGLGDDLAHSSLRFGLGRFTTDEQIDYTIKAISETVLKLREMSPLWEMYKEGIDLDTIEWAHH from the coding sequence ATGGAATTGAAATTGCCAATATACTTGGATAATAATGCTACCACACCTTGCGACCCAAGAGTGGTAGACGAAATGGTGCCGTTTTTCTATGAAAAATTTGGTAACGCTGCTAGCCGTAGCCACTCTTTTGGATGGGTAGCTGAAGAAGCTGTAGACTATGCACGTGAGCAAGTTGCTAAACTGATCAACGCGTCATCTAAAGAGATAATATTTACTTCTGGTGCTACAGAAGCAGATAACCTTGCTATAAAGGGTGTATTTGAGATGTATGCTTCAAAAGGGGATCATATCATCACATGTACTACTGAGCACAAAGCTGTATTAGATACTTGTAAGCATGTGGAGAAGATGGGAGGTAATGTTACATACCTTCCGGTGCAAGAGAATGGTCTTGTAGACCTTGAGGCACTTGAAAAAGCAATTACAGATAAAACGATCCTTATCTCTATTATGTATGGTAATAATGAGATAGGTGTTGTGCAACCAATAAAAGAAATAAGTGCTATAGCACGCAAGCATGGGGTGCTTTTCTTTACTGATGCAACACAAGCGGTAGGTAAAATACCTGTGGATGTACAAGCAGATGGTATAGATCTAATGGCATTTAGTGCACATAAAATGTACGGTCCTAAAGGTGTTGGCGCATTATATGTGCGTCGTAAAAACCCTCGTGTAAAGGTAACCTCTCAAATGGATGGCGGTGGCCACGAGCGTGGTATGCGTAGCGGTACTATGAACGTACCTGGTATCGTAGGTTTTGGTAAGGCTTGCGAAATATGCATGAATGAGATGGAAAGTGAGGCTAAACGCCTTAGTGCCATGAGAGATAGATTGGAGGCAGGTCTTTTACAACTGGAAGAAGCTTATGTAAATGGTAGTGCGGAGCATAGATTACCACATGTATCTAATATCTCTTTCAAATATGTAGAAGGAGAAGGTTTGATGATGGGTTTCAATAAGAACATCGCATTATCAAGTGGTTCGGCTTGTACGTCAGCTTCTCTAGAGCCTTCTTATGTATTGAAAGCTTTGGGCTTGGGAGATGACCTAGCGCATAGTTCATTACGTTTTGGCTTGGGCCGTTTCACTACAGACGAGCAGATAGACTATACAATAAAAGCAATATCGGAAACGGTGTTGAAATTGCGTGAAATGAGTCCGCTTTGGGAAATGTATAAGGAAGGTATTGACCTTGATACAATAGAATGGGCGCACCACTAA
- the hutH gene encoding histidine ammonia-lyase — translation MELPEHISIDILRTLDVDQLELSKEAASRINTNRAYLDNILASGKTFYGINTGFGSLCNVRIEDNELAQLQENLVRSHAAGMGDEVPEDVVRLMLLLKVHGLSQGYSGVRTVLVERLIEFYNLKIHPVVFQLGSLGASGDLAPLAHLSLPIFGAGKVRYKGEVRPAMDVLQENGLAPLPLTAKEGLALLNGTQFMSSYAVWCLVQAKKLSAWADLIGAVSADAFMAKSEPFNHPIHRVRPHNGQINTAKDLLALLADSEIQALPKEQVQDPYSFRCMPQVHGATKDVIDNVAAIVDTEINSVTDNPIVFHDEDAIYSGGNFHGQPLALNLDFLAIAMSELANISERRMYLLVSGQRNLPPFLAPKAGLNSGFMIAQYAAAAIVSQNKQLCTPASADSIISSNGQEDHVSMGANAATKMYKVIQNVQRVLGVELLTAMQALDMRRPKKSSPIIEKLYADFRKEVSFMAEDRLLHDDMIKAERFLDTDPEKWIR, via the coding sequence ATGGAATTACCAGAACATATTTCCATTGATATACTTAGAACGTTAGACGTTGACCAGCTTGAGCTATCGAAGGAGGCAGCAAGCAGAATAAATACAAATAGAGCATACCTAGACAATATATTGGCAAGTGGCAAAACCTTTTATGGTATCAATACAGGGTTTGGCTCATTGTGCAATGTGCGTATTGAGGATAATGAATTAGCTCAATTACAAGAAAACCTAGTACGCTCACATGCCGCAGGCATGGGAGATGAAGTGCCTGAGGATGTAGTAAGGTTGATGCTATTATTGAAAGTACATGGCTTAAGTCAAGGTTATAGTGGTGTACGTACCGTATTAGTAGAGCGCCTTATTGAGTTTTATAATCTAAAAATTCATCCCGTTGTTTTCCAGCTGGGTTCTTTAGGTGCTTCAGGAGACTTAGCACCACTTGCACATTTATCGTTACCGATATTTGGTGCAGGAAAAGTAAGGTATAAGGGGGAAGTAAGACCAGCTATGGATGTGCTGCAAGAAAATGGTTTAGCACCTTTGCCACTTACTGCAAAAGAAGGGTTGGCGTTGTTGAACGGTACTCAGTTCATGAGTAGTTATGCAGTATGGTGTTTAGTGCAAGCCAAAAAACTATCAGCATGGGCAGACCTGATAGGTGCTGTGTCTGCAGATGCCTTCATGGCCAAGAGCGAACCGTTTAACCATCCGATACATAGAGTAAGACCTCATAACGGGCAGATAAATACAGCAAAGGACCTATTGGCATTATTAGCCGATAGCGAAATTCAAGCACTACCAAAAGAGCAGGTGCAAGACCCTTACTCTTTCAGGTGTATGCCACAAGTGCATGGAGCTACAAAAGATGTAATAGACAATGTAGCAGCAATAGTAGATACCGAGATCAATTCTGTAACGGATAATCCTATCGTGTTTCATGATGAAGATGCCATCTATAGCGGTGGTAACTTCCACGGGCAGCCATTGGCATTGAATTTGGACTTTTTGGCAATTGCCATGTCTGAGTTGGCTAATATTTCGGAACGAAGAATGTACCTACTAGTTAGTGGACAGAGAAACTTACCTCCATTCTTAGCACCGAAGGCAGGTCTTAATAGCGGCTTTATGATAGCCCAGTATGCGGCGGCAGCTATTGTAAGCCAAAACAAACAATTGTGTACACCCGCATCGGCAGATAGTATAATCAGTAGTAACGGACAGGAAGACCATGTGAGTATGGGTGCCAATGCTGCTACTAAAATGTATAAAGTAATACAGAATGTACAGCGTGTATTAGGGGTAGAATTGCTAACCGCTATGCAAGCCTTAGACATGCGTCGTCCTAAAAAATCATCACCTATCATTGAGAAGCTATATGCTGACTTTAGAAAAGAAGTAAGTTTTATGGCTGAGGATAGACTGCTACATGATGATATGATCAAGGCAGAAAGGTTCTTAGATACTGACCCTGAAAAATGGATCCGATAA
- a CDS encoding methionine aminotransferase, with protein MIKLQPKHSVTGTNIFSVMSALAAKHNAINLSQGFPDFPIDEQLGALMYKAVQSGYNQYAPMAGLPMLREAIAGDLKKRYQLTVDPDTEITVTPGATYGIYTVFAAIIEKGDQVIVLEPAYDSYIPNIESCGGEVITVPLTAPTFTVDWDRVKAAITAKTKAIIVNTPHNPTGATWQKEDWDKLAEVVRDTDIIILSDEVYEQLSFDNKPHYTVMHHAELKARSFAIYSFGKVFNNTGWKMGYVVAPKVLTNAFRSLHQFLCFSVNTPSQYAIAQYLTQPVLPNVTGIMQSKRDYFLNLLKETPFTVHAPSGGSYFQTVSYEQISDKGDMEFAQWLTENYGVATIPVSAFYKNKQDDKIIRFCFAKKEETLQAAIEKLKPLLAIAK; from the coding sequence ATGATAAAACTGCAGCCAAAACATTCAGTTACGGGAACAAATATTTTCAGTGTAATGAGTGCTTTGGCGGCAAAGCATAATGCTATCAATTTATCTCAGGGCTTCCCCGATTTTCCTATCGATGAGCAATTAGGTGCTTTGATGTACAAGGCGGTACAGTCGGGCTACAATCAATATGCACCTATGGCAGGTTTGCCCATGCTGCGCGAAGCAATAGCAGGTGACCTGAAAAAACGTTATCAGCTTACTGTTGATCCTGATACAGAAATTACTGTAACGCCCGGCGCTACTTATGGTATCTATACCGTCTTTGCTGCAATAATCGAAAAAGGGGATCAGGTCATAGTACTAGAGCCTGCTTATGATAGTTATATTCCTAATATAGAATCTTGCGGTGGAGAAGTGATTACCGTTCCACTTACAGCACCAACATTCACTGTAGATTGGGACAGGGTAAAGGCTGCCATAACGGCTAAGACCAAAGCTATAATCGTAAACACGCCACACAACCCTACAGGCGCCACATGGCAAAAGGAAGACTGGGATAAGCTGGCAGAAGTAGTAAGGGATACCGATATCATAATCCTGTCGGATGAAGTATATGAGCAATTAAGCTTTGACAATAAACCACACTATACTGTAATGCACCATGCAGAACTGAAAGCAAGAAGTTTTGCTATCTATTCTTTTGGTAAGGTATTTAATAATACGGGTTGGAAAATGGGCTATGTGGTTGCGCCCAAGGTGCTGACGAATGCTTTTAGAAGCCTGCATCAGTTCTTATGCTTTTCTGTAAACACTCCGTCCCAATATGCCATAGCGCAGTATTTGACACAGCCTGTTTTGCCAAACGTAACAGGCATTATGCAGTCTAAAAGAGACTATTTCCTCAATCTGCTCAAAGAGACACCTTTTACCGTACACGCACCATCGGGAGGAAGTTATTTTCAAACAGTATCGTATGAGCAAATAAGCGATAAGGGAGATATGGAGTTTGCACAATGGCTAACAGAAAACTATGGTGTGGCTACCATACCCGTAAGTGCTTTTTATAAGAATAAACAAGACGATAAGATCATTCGTTTCTGCTTTGCTAAAAAGGAAGAGACACTACAAGCAGCAATAGAAAAGCTGAAACCATTGCTAGCTATTGCAAAATAA
- the mce gene encoding methylmalonyl-CoA epimerase yields MNKIEHLGIAVKDLKVSIPLFEALLNTNCYKTEEVASEGVSTAFFKTGASKIELLEATNEQSPIFKYLEKKGEGIHHIAFDVTDIEAEMKRLAAEGFTILNETPKKGADNKLVCFLHPKTTNGVLIELCQEIS; encoded by the coding sequence ATGAACAAAATTGAGCATTTAGGCATAGCGGTGAAAGATCTGAAGGTTTCCATACCGCTTTTTGAGGCACTTTTGAATACAAACTGCTATAAAACCGAGGAAGTAGCCAGTGAAGGGGTTAGTACGGCCTTTTTTAAAACCGGAGCATCGAAAATAGAACTCTTAGAAGCCACTAACGAGCAGAGCCCAATTTTTAAATATTTAGAAAAAAAGGGGGAGGGTATACACCATATAGCTTTTGACGTGACCGATATAGAGGCTGAAATGAAAAGACTGGCAGCAGAAGGCTTCACCATACTCAACGAAACACCCAAAAAAGGTGCCGATAATAAACTTGTTTGCTTTTTACATCCCAAAACCACCAATGGCGTGCTCATAGAGCTTTGCCAGGAGATCAGCTAG
- a CDS encoding mannose-1-phosphate guanylyltransferase — protein sequence MSNKNNYVAIMAGGIGSRFWPISRTAHPKQFIDILGTGKSLIQWTYQRFKNICPQENIYFITNATYIDTLKEQIPEVSDANIISEPSRKNTAPCAAYFAHKMMSLNPDANIILSPADHLIMDERAFEQTAADALEFVSKNKALLTLGIKPTRPDTGYGYIQYDEEESIDKVYKVKTFTEKPSLELARTFLKSGDFLWNSGIFVWNVKTIMEALEKLMPEMNEVFLQATDAYNTPSEYAVLSELYSQCTNISIDYGIMEKAKNVYVIPSYFGWCDLGTWESAYENSEKDYLGNAVHGNNVMIVDATECMIKAPKDKLVVVQGLENCIIVDTDDVLLICERNREQQIKEYVAEIKRNKGDKYL from the coding sequence ATGAGCAATAAGAATAATTACGTCGCGATAATGGCGGGCGGTATCGGTAGTCGTTTTTGGCCGATCAGTAGAACAGCCCATCCAAAACAATTTATTGATATACTAGGTACAGGAAAGTCGCTGATACAGTGGACTTACCAAAGGTTTAAAAATATATGTCCGCAGGAGAATATATATTTTATTACCAACGCCACCTATATTGATACTTTAAAGGAGCAAATACCTGAGGTAAGCGATGCTAATATCATTAGCGAACCTTCTAGGAAAAACACAGCACCTTGTGCGGCATATTTTGCACATAAGATGATGTCGCTCAATCCTGATGCTAATATCATCTTATCTCCTGCCGACCACTTAATAATGGATGAGCGTGCTTTTGAACAAACTGCAGCAGATGCGTTGGAGTTTGTATCGAAGAATAAAGCATTGCTAACATTGGGTATAAAACCTACACGCCCTGATACGGGATATGGTTATATACAATATGACGAGGAGGAATCGATAGATAAAGTATATAAGGTAAAAACATTTACAGAAAAGCCATCTTTAGAATTGGCAAGAACATTCTTGAAGAGTGGAGACTTCTTGTGGAACTCCGGCATATTTGTATGGAATGTAAAAACCATCATGGAAGCCTTAGAAAAGCTGATGCCTGAAATGAACGAGGTTTTTCTACAAGCTACTGATGCTTACAATACGCCGAGTGAATATGCGGTGTTGAGTGAATTATATTCTCAATGCACCAATATCTCTATAGACTATGGTATTATGGAGAAAGCAAAGAATGTATATGTTATCCCATCTTATTTTGGTTGGTGCGATTTGGGTACTTGGGAGTCTGCTTATGAAAACTCTGAAAAAGACTATCTGGGTAATGCGGTACATGGTAACAATGTGATGATAGTAGATGCAACAGAGTGTATGATAAAAGCACCCAAGGATAAGCTGGTAGTAGTGCAGGGCTTGGAAAACTGTATAATAGTTGATACCGATGATGTACTGCTTATATGCGAGCGTAACAGAGAGCAACAAATAAAAGAATACGTAGCCGAGATAAAAAGAAATAAAGGAGACAAATATCTATGA
- a CDS encoding MerR family transcriptional regulator — MEMKILTLFGEEVVPEKKPAAKKPAAKKKVVEEEVPQQEAKTNILEGWAGDKQYYTIGEVAKLFKVRTSNIRFWTKEFALKVRTTRKGDRLYTPDQVREIQTIYYLVKEKGYTINGAKGRLKSKKKIGTEHIELKESLQQLRNKLVQIKKRL, encoded by the coding sequence ATGGAAATGAAGATTCTTACACTTTTTGGAGAGGAAGTGGTGCCGGAGAAAAAACCAGCTGCCAAGAAGCCTGCTGCAAAAAAGAAAGTAGTTGAAGAGGAGGTACCCCAGCAAGAGGCTAAAACAAATATTCTAGAAGGCTGGGCTGGGGATAAGCAATATTATACCATAGGAGAGGTGGCCAAACTGTTCAAAGTACGTACCTCCAATATTCGTTTTTGGACCAAAGAGTTTGCGCTGAAAGTGCGTACGACCAGAAAGGGCGACCGTTTATATACTCCCGACCAAGTGCGAGAGATACAAACCATCTACTATTTAGTAAAAGAAAAGGGGTACACCATCAATGGTGCCAAGGGCAGGCTGAAATCGAAGAAAAAAATTGGTACAGAACACATTGAACTTAAAGAATCATTGCAGCAACTAAGAAACAAGCTGGTTCAGATAAAGAAACGTTTATAG
- a CDS encoding thioredoxin family protein, with protein sequence MKRLLVALAVMITMQASGQYNLDVTVDNETGDIVYRGECTFKDLSSEQAFTWLRTGVGHYNPDRASVTYLERHLKDYNIVVLMGTWCEDSHKMLPQIYKLLRITQYPMSQYKMYGLDLNKQGYLDEHEKYKVENVPTVILFNKGKEVGRVVETAKVSLEADLKDIIKKHKEG encoded by the coding sequence ATGAAAAGATTATTAGTAGCACTAGCTGTAATGATAACTATGCAAGCGTCAGGTCAATATAATTTGGATGTTACCGTTGATAATGAGACGGGAGATATAGTGTATAGAGGTGAATGTACCTTTAAGGATCTAAGTAGCGAGCAGGCTTTCACTTGGTTGCGTACTGGAGTAGGCCATTATAATCCTGACAGAGCATCGGTAACCTATCTGGAGCGCCATCTGAAAGACTATAATATTGTGGTATTGATGGGAACTTGGTGTGAGGACTCTCATAAGATGCTACCGCAGATATACAAGCTGTTACGCATTACACAATATCCTATGAGCCAGTACAAAATGTATGGACTGGACTTGAACAAGCAAGGATATCTTGACGAGCACGAAAAATATAAAGTAGAAAATGTACCTACAGTTATACTTTTCAATAAAGGTAAAGAAGTAGGAAGGGTTGTAGAAACAGCAAAAGTTAGTCTGGAAGCAGACTTGAAAGACATAATAAAGAAGCACAAAGAGGGTTGA
- a CDS encoding NifU family protein has product MLKTGNTIVSIYTEMTPNPETMKFVANKLLYPGKSLDIPDEASAAPSPLAKELFAFPFIRSVFIASNFVTLTKTSETQWEDVIPSVRDFLKNYLEEGKVVINEDQIVEKESANTISADDSDIVKRIKELLENYVKPAVEMDGGAIGFKGYDSGVVTLSMQGSCSGCPSSMITLKAGIEGMMKRMIPEVKEVVAEAE; this is encoded by the coding sequence ATGTTGAAGACAGGAAACACAATAGTGAGCATATATACAGAAATGACGCCTAACCCGGAAACAATGAAGTTTGTGGCGAACAAACTGCTATATCCTGGTAAAAGCTTAGATATACCTGATGAGGCTAGTGCAGCGCCGTCTCCATTAGCAAAAGAGCTTTTTGCTTTCCCGTTTATCCGTAGCGTGTTTATCGCAAGCAACTTTGTTACACTAACAAAAACTTCAGAAACACAATGGGAAGATGTAATACCATCAGTACGTGATTTTTTGAAAAACTACTTGGAAGAAGGTAAAGTGGTTATCAACGAAGACCAAATAGTTGAGAAAGAGTCGGCAAATACAATAAGTGCAGACGACAGTGATATCGTAAAGCGTATAAAAGAACTATTGGAGAACTATGTGAAGCCAGCAGTAGAGATGGACGGCGGTGCTATAGGGTTTAAGGGCTATGATAGCGGAGTAGTTACTTTATCTATGCAAGGTTCTTGTTCTGGTTGCCCATCTTCAATGATCACATTGAAAGCGGGTATTGAGGGGATGATGAAGCGTATGATACCAGAAGTGAAAGAAGTAGTTGCTGAAGCGGAATAA